The following proteins are co-located in the Synechococcus sp. PROS-U-1 genome:
- a CDS encoding Tfp pilus assembly protein FimT/FimU, whose product MKSKSAGFSLLELLVGMVIVTIGLTAAMPSYLRNMRQGEVDRYTQQLEAGFFGLRAKLGQQKTSCTLNFDQNGINNFAAPADVVEMKEHPERIECCNSDIAAAGQSSGCAYGPEIGTLLADGSSGDEKAKIIRDRSLRLLDREGTPESEAVEVSVNLASYELTPPGTSTMSDDLIFLIRSTNTQEQRLRTRCLQISGTGTIVRASWDASTSSCVK is encoded by the coding sequence ATGAAATCAAAATCAGCAGGTTTTTCACTCCTTGAACTGCTTGTGGGGATGGTGATCGTCACCATCGGCCTAACAGCAGCGATGCCGTCCTACCTGCGCAACATGCGTCAGGGAGAGGTCGACCGCTACACCCAGCAATTGGAGGCCGGTTTTTTTGGCCTGCGCGCCAAGCTCGGCCAACAGAAAACCAGTTGCACATTGAACTTCGACCAAAACGGGATCAACAATTTCGCCGCCCCCGCCGATGTAGTGGAGATGAAGGAGCATCCGGAGCGGATCGAGTGCTGCAACAGCGATATTGCAGCAGCAGGCCAGTCCAGCGGCTGTGCCTATGGGCCTGAGATTGGAACATTATTGGCTGACGGCTCCAGTGGCGATGAGAAGGCAAAAATCATCCGCGACCGTTCGCTACGCCTGCTCGATCGGGAGGGAACACCAGAATCAGAAGCGGTGGAAGTGAGCGTGAATCTGGCGAGCTATGAGCTCACACCTCCTGGAACCAGCACCATGTCGGACGATCTTATTTTTCTGATTCGGTCCACCAACACGCAGGAACAACGCCTGCGCACCCGCTGCCTGCAAATTTCAGGAACGGGGACGATTGTGCGAGCCAGTTGGGATGCCTCGACGTCCAGCTGCGTGAAATAA
- a CDS encoding type IV pilin protein, which produces MKTKKRSTNSKYYLAKQAIRLKSSEDGFTLSEVMVAIVIVGILSSVALPNYLNQVNRSRQNEAASTISQIQTTIASYADEFGVLPDSWAELNDTSAVMTDDGPATKDNFQAITLSGGYYDVKIEPVGNLFTITATRDEAPNLNIVACVNLTNGASGINKGTKTASASAPNCG; this is translated from the coding sequence ATGAAAACAAAAAAGAGAAGCACAAACTCAAAATATTATCTCGCAAAACAGGCCATTCGATTGAAGTCCAGCGAAGATGGTTTCACACTAAGCGAGGTCATGGTCGCAATTGTAATTGTCGGGATACTTTCGTCCGTCGCTCTGCCTAATTACCTCAACCAAGTCAATCGATCTCGCCAAAACGAAGCAGCCTCAACAATCTCCCAAATCCAAACCACCATCGCCTCCTATGCTGATGAATTCGGAGTCTTACCCGACAGCTGGGCTGAACTCAACGACACCAGCGCGGTGATGACTGACGATGGACCAGCGACCAAAGATAACTTTCAAGCAATCACTCTTTCCGGAGGGTATTACGACGTCAAAATCGAACCTGTCGGCAACCTATTCACGATCACAGCCACACGTGATGAAGCCCCCAATCTCAACATCGTCGCCTGCGTGAATCTCACCAACGGCGCCAGCGGTATCAACAAAGGAACCAAAACTGCCTCTGCATCGGCTCCCAACTGCGGATAA
- a CDS encoding type IV pilin protein: MRANNASHGCHVGTTGAHQQSTPLTMSSLNSKLQLALLNRKKGRNLLEKGFTLVELMIVIVIVGILSAVALPNFLSQTSKAKATEAKSQISAMIKNASADYQQLGIVTPETDCSGIGGPAAYKEEGGVNVGGEQLFDYTCGITGEALTVTATANANDPSIEGGLVVFNANLKTGKVGMNNDQSSLMFGGKLANPA; encoded by the coding sequence TTGCGTGCCAACAATGCGAGTCATGGTTGTCATGTCGGCACCACAGGTGCACATCAACAATCAACACCTTTAACAATGTCTTCCCTCAATTCCAAGCTTCAGCTGGCACTGCTCAACCGCAAGAAGGGCCGCAATCTGCTCGAGAAGGGCTTCACTCTTGTGGAGCTGATGATCGTGATTGTGATTGTTGGAATTCTCTCGGCAGTGGCACTTCCTAACTTCTTAAGTCAAACATCAAAAGCAAAGGCCACAGAGGCAAAATCACAAATCTCGGCGATGATCAAAAATGCATCAGCAGATTATCAACAACTAGGCATCGTAACCCCCGAAACCGATTGCTCCGGAATCGGCGGACCAGCAGCTTACAAGGAGGAAGGTGGCGTCAATGTAGGAGGAGAGCAATTGTTCGACTACACATGCGGAATTACTGGTGAAGCCTTGACCGTTACAGCCACTGCCAACGCCAACGACCCTTCGATCGAAGGCGGACTAGTCGTCTTCAATGCAAACCTGAAGACCGGAAAAGTAGGAATGAACAACGATCAATCAAGCCTAATGTTTGGAGGAAAACTAGCCAACCCAGCATAA
- a CDS encoding HAMP domain-containing sensor histidine kinase, with the protein MALRSLPSLRVWLQSTSLLAVVAGYTALFAFGSSLADAERLERHQRLVNQIRNGLSTGELSLPLPQGFGVQVALVPADSRDESPTLRLIDGSYWLASRSTLPSLASSNALLEVRQNITASIQSQRRDQLLLIAAAGMSLLLVSLLFRVVLWRGLITPLRSLADELSSLSADSLGQRTLDPDGQSQELQPIVEAFNQLQSRLAEAWQRERRFVDGVAHELRTPITVISGHAQSLQAELPEASPAKVALIAAEAERLGELVTVMLDLARSDAGRLTLELESLDPELVVLDAYERLQSLAPARLRLAPPFEAEMPRIKADAERLQQCLAALVDNALGYSVGTVQLAVSASDDSVTLHVRDQGPGIPEGERAQVLERFVRGSTSIGTRGSGIGLATVKLLMEAMQGELRIGDAPEAGADLQLRFKILAPPPAP; encoded by the coding sequence GTGGCGCTGCGCTCTCTTCCGTCTCTACGGGTCTGGTTGCAATCCACTTCCTTGTTGGCGGTGGTTGCGGGCTACACCGCTTTGTTCGCCTTTGGGTCATCTCTGGCGGATGCGGAACGGTTGGAACGGCATCAGCGGCTCGTAAATCAGATCCGCAATGGTCTCAGCACTGGTGAGCTCTCGTTGCCACTGCCCCAGGGTTTTGGAGTCCAGGTTGCACTTGTGCCTGCTGATTCACGCGACGAATCCCCAACGTTGCGTCTGATCGATGGCTCTTATTGGCTGGCCAGCCGCAGCACCTTGCCTTCTCTGGCTTCCAGCAATGCGCTGTTGGAGGTGCGGCAGAACATCACTGCATCAATTCAGAGCCAACGGCGCGATCAATTGCTGCTGATTGCCGCAGCGGGAATGTCGCTGTTGCTGGTGTCGCTGCTGTTCCGCGTGGTGCTCTGGCGCGGCTTGATTACGCCATTGCGTTCGCTGGCCGATGAGCTTTCAAGCCTCAGTGCCGATTCTCTGGGCCAACGGACGTTGGATCCGGATGGACAGTCGCAGGAACTGCAGCCGATTGTGGAGGCCTTCAACCAGCTGCAATCACGCCTGGCAGAGGCGTGGCAGCGTGAACGGCGCTTTGTTGATGGCGTTGCTCATGAATTGCGCACCCCGATCACCGTGATTTCCGGCCATGCCCAGAGTCTGCAAGCTGAACTGCCTGAGGCGAGCCCAGCCAAGGTGGCTTTGATTGCTGCAGAAGCGGAGCGTTTGGGTGAGCTGGTCACCGTGATGCTCGATCTAGCCCGCAGTGATGCCGGCCGACTCACCCTTGAGTTGGAAAGCCTGGATCCTGAGCTTGTGGTGCTGGATGCCTACGAGCGGCTGCAATCTTTGGCCCCGGCTCGGCTGCGTTTGGCACCGCCGTTTGAAGCTGAGATGCCGCGGATTAAGGCCGATGCTGAACGGCTGCAGCAGTGTCTCGCTGCTCTTGTCGACAATGCCTTGGGTTACTCCGTAGGCACGGTGCAGCTGGCTGTGTCGGCTTCTGACGACAGCGTGACTTTGCATGTGCGCGATCAAGGTCCCGGCATCCCCGAGGGGGAAAGAGCTCAAGTTCTTGAGCGGTTTGTGCGCGGTAGCACCTCGATCGGCACCCGCGGCAGCGGCATCGGTCTGGCCACCGTCAAGCTGTTGATGGAAGCGATGCAAGGCGAGCTGCGGATCGGTGATGCCCCGGAGGCTGGGGCCGACCTGCAATTGCGCTTCAAGATTTTGGCTCCCCCACCCGCGCCATGA
- a CDS encoding response regulator transcription factor, translating to MSPEPSRLLIVDDDPELLRFLIEELSVAGHQCIGCDNGQDALLRWRQEQFDLVVLDWTLPDFSGVELCRRLRSSGNTTPVLMLTARDDVDERVQALDAGVDDYLTKPFNLKELHARVRARLRRGGYEQDARGEASGIALGDLMLDPIERCVQRGERGIALSQREFELLLFLVRNADEVQSRQTILDAVWGAPFVGDPNTLDVYMGYLRKKVEAKGEAQLLHTVRGVGFMARVGEPKS from the coding sequence TTGAGCCCGGAGCCGAGCCGGCTGCTGATCGTCGATGACGACCCCGAACTGCTGCGGTTCCTGATCGAGGAACTCAGCGTCGCCGGCCATCAGTGCATCGGCTGCGACAACGGCCAGGACGCTCTGCTGCGTTGGCGCCAGGAACAGTTCGACCTGGTAGTGCTGGATTGGACGTTGCCGGACTTCTCCGGCGTGGAGCTCTGCCGCCGGCTGCGCAGCAGCGGCAACACCACCCCGGTGTTGATGCTCACCGCCCGCGACGATGTGGACGAGCGGGTTCAGGCGCTCGACGCAGGCGTGGACGACTACCTGACCAAGCCGTTCAACCTCAAGGAACTGCACGCCCGGGTGCGGGCCCGGCTGCGTCGCGGCGGCTATGAACAAGACGCGCGCGGCGAAGCCAGCGGCATTGCGCTCGGTGATCTAATGCTGGATCCGATCGAACGCTGCGTTCAGCGGGGAGAGCGCGGCATTGCGCTCTCGCAGCGGGAGTTTGAACTGCTGCTGTTCCTGGTGCGGAATGCCGATGAAGTGCAGTCGCGCCAAACGATTCTGGATGCCGTGTGGGGTGCTCCTTTTGTTGGCGACCCCAACACCCTCGACGTCTACATGGGCTACCTGCGCAAAAAGGTGGAAGCGAAAGGGGAAGCGCAATTGCTCCACACCGTGCGCGGTGTGGGCTTCATGGCGCGGGTGGGGGAGCCAAAATCTTGA
- a CDS encoding Tfp pilus assembly protein FimT/FimU: MRSGWSRRNPPNGFSLVECLVVVALLGILATLAIPSSSAVQRRLELDSALRRLRVGLDRGRMAAERDRQPCALELSANGWQPPLAGDLPACRGGMTPLVETGEGELELRSNLPDAVRFSTNGLVLDGGLVVVSHPSHAQALCLVIGLPLGISRSGVYRGDPRSALSSALCQPSDA, from the coding sequence ATGCGCTCTGGCTGGTCGAGGAGGAATCCGCCCAATGGCTTCAGCTTGGTGGAGTGCCTGGTGGTGGTGGCGCTGCTGGGGATCCTTGCGACCTTGGCCATCCCCAGCTCCAGTGCCGTGCAACGGCGCTTGGAGCTGGACAGCGCTTTGCGGCGGTTACGGGTGGGGCTCGACCGGGGCCGAATGGCCGCCGAACGGGATCGCCAGCCCTGTGCCCTGGAACTCAGCGCGAATGGTTGGCAGCCGCCGCTGGCGGGCGATCTGCCGGCCTGCCGTGGGGGTATGACGCCCTTGGTTGAAACAGGTGAAGGAGAGCTGGAGTTGCGCAGCAACCTCCCGGATGCCGTTCGCTTCAGCACCAATGGATTGGTGCTCGATGGCGGCCTGGTGGTGGTGTCTCATCCCAGCCATGCCCAGGCCTTGTGTCTGGTGATCGGCCTGCCCCTGGGCATCAGCCGCAGTGGCGTCTACCGCGGTGATCCCAGGAGCGCCCTCAGCAGTGCCCTCTGCCAACCCAGCGATGCGTAG
- a CDS encoding prepilin-type N-terminal cleavage/methylation domain-containing protein yields the protein MRRPLHDQGFTLVELMLAALLGCLLCGVVFQLLFAETRQGGSLAQSLQLKQWQRRTLELVKSDLERASSWQIDPDPSGSWPCALAGRQARLAITPRDGSDPVVYSIGPAPSAIWRRDVLMRCGPAFDLQGGIREGSRYQNRVVLDGVDRFALHQPLGLPVLQMELEQRTRLGGRVRSQGVG from the coding sequence ATGCGTAGGCCTCTCCATGATCAGGGCTTCACGCTCGTGGAGTTGATGCTGGCTGCCCTGCTGGGCTGTCTGCTCTGTGGGGTGGTGTTTCAGCTCTTGTTCGCAGAAACCCGCCAGGGCGGCTCGTTGGCACAAAGCTTGCAGCTGAAGCAATGGCAGCGCCGCACGCTTGAGCTGGTGAAAAGCGATCTGGAGCGTGCCTCCAGCTGGCAGATCGACCCTGATCCCTCCGGCAGCTGGCCCTGTGCCTTGGCCGGTCGGCAAGCCAGGCTCGCCATCACGCCAAGAGACGGCTCGGATCCTGTTGTGTACAGCATCGGACCAGCGCCATCGGCGATCTGGCGCAGGGATGTGTTGATGCGCTGCGGCCCTGCCTTTGATCTTCAGGGCGGGATTCGAGAGGGCAGCCGTTATCAGAACCGCGTTGTCTTGGATGGCGTGGATCGCTTTGCGCTCCATCAGCCCCTGGGATTGCCGGTGTTGCAGATGGAGCTGGAACAACGCACTCGCCTTGGTGGCCGTGTTCGCTCCCAGGGGGTGGGTTAG